In one Planctomycetota bacterium genomic region, the following are encoded:
- a CDS encoding helix-turn-helix domain-containing protein has protein sequence MLHYIKLTKKQIKELDDFLKIKRLPLAPDEKRIRTRGQAVCYSAEGWPVSDIAKKLNTYERSVWRWLEP, from the coding sequence TTGTTGCATTATATTAAACTAACCAAGAAACAGATTAAAGAATTAGATGATTTCTTAAAGATTAAGCGCCTGCCTTTGGCTCCTGATGAAAAAAGGATAAGAACGCGAGGGCAGGCAGTTTGCTATTCTGCTGAAGGCTGGCCGGTTAGCGATATCGCCAAAAAGCTAAATACATACGAACGCTCGGTCTGGCGCTGGCTGGAGCCCTGA
- a CDS encoding TIGR01212 family radical SAM protein (This family includes YhcC from E. coli K-12, an uncharacterized radical SAM protein.) has translation MRRYYSFNQYLKETFPGHRIYKIPVHAGLTCPNRDGKAGTGGCIYCDNRSFSPNTRQNKPLSIKSQVEEGMKFYRTRHQADKFIVYFQSFSNTYAPIEKLRQLYDEATGFPDVVGLSIGTRPDCVSEETISLISKYTKKYLVWMEYGIQSIHNKTLDLINRGHTYDDFAKAVNITKGKGIKIATHIILGLPGETKNDMIKTAQQVGLLGLDGIKIHHLYVAKNTALENRHNESKVKLLTLGEYIPLVCDILENLPEGMVIQRLVGELSESYAIAPAWNVPKAKILSMIEAELDTRGSYQGRLFPKMPR, from the coding sequence ATGAGGCGTTATTATTCCTTTAACCAATACCTGAAAGAAACCTTTCCGGGACACCGCATTTACAAGATACCGGTCCATGCCGGCTTAACCTGTCCCAACCGCGACGGAAAGGCCGGGACCGGAGGCTGTATCTATTGCGATAACCGCTCTTTCAGCCCTAATACGAGACAAAACAAACCATTATCCATAAAAAGTCAGGTTGAAGAAGGAATGAAATTCTATCGCACCAGGCACCAGGCAGATAAATTCATCGTCTATTTCCAATCTTTCAGCAACACCTATGCACCGATAGAAAAACTAAGGCAATTATATGATGAAGCAACAGGTTTTCCGGATGTAGTAGGGTTATCCATCGGTACACGGCCGGATTGCGTTTCTGAAGAAACCATCTCTCTTATCAGTAAATATACTAAAAAATATCTGGTCTGGATGGAATACGGGATCCAGTCAATACACAATAAAACACTTGATTTAATCAACCGGGGGCATACTTACGATGATTTCGCCAAGGCGGTAAATATAACCAAGGGCAAAGGTATAAAAATCGCCACCCATATTATCCTGGGACTGCCCGGAGAAACCAAAAACGATATGATAAAAACCGCGCAACAGGTCGGATTGCTCGGACTGGATGGCATTAAGATTCATCATCTTTATGTCGCTAAGAATACGGCATTGGAAAACCGGCATAATGAAAGCAAGGTAAAATTATTGACATTGGGCGAATATATTCCTTTAGTATGTGATATCTTGGAAAACCTGCCTGAAGGAATGGTAATCCAAAGGCTGGTCGGCGAACTTTCGGAAAGCTATGCCATCGCGCCGGCCTGGAACGTCCCTAAAGCTAAAATACTTTCGATGATAGAAGCGGAACTGGATACTCGCGGCTCTTACCAGGGAAGGCTTTTTCCGAAAATGCCCCGTTAG
- a CDS encoding GIY-YIG nuclease family protein, which produces MWYLYILECSDKTYYTGITKDIEHRLAMHNSGKGARYTRTRTPAILVYRERCGGQAKAMKREIQVKGFPKAKKKELIDKQAKRNKRIAVKAGRNQ; this is translated from the coding sequence ATGTGGTACTTATATATACTGGAATGCTCAGATAAAACCTACTACACCGGCATCACCAAGGATATTGAGCATCGCCTTGCCATGCACAATTCCGGCAAAGGCGCGCGTTATACCAGGACAAGAACTCCGGCAATATTGGTCTACCGGGAGCGCTGCGGCGGCCAGGCAAAGGCGATGAAAAGGGAAATCCAGGTGAAAGGCTTCCCTAAAGCCAAGAAGAAAGAATTGATAGACAAACAGGCTAAACGGAATAAACGCATTGCCGTTAAAGCCGGTCGCAATCAGTAA
- a CDS encoding VWA domain-containing protein — MRRIIALLILTVGFIIAISPLSEACGVIDIDRRILPPNTQVTNMSVQKTALDVKIENQVAMVTVDEVFHNSNNFQAEGIFILPILPETTVQDLSLWINGKETKGELLDRDKALQYYQETVRKMVDPALLEYAGHDLLKLRVFPIPAASQDLGQGPGNVRIKYTYTYRLPNDNGICVFRHPWGTNKFSSAAIDSAVINVALNSNIPIKSIYSPTYPAVDIIRKSDSNTSISFEQKNMKPDKDFILYYTLSEKQFGVNLTTYKKSTGDGFFMMMLSPKYETEDSEVVKKDVVFVMDTSGSMLDNKKIEQAKKSLEFCIHSLREEDRFNLVTFSSEVRTFKSNLQEVTTTSKEDAIKWVSEIDARGGTNIDSALQTAIEMSDTSSKRPYLIIFITDGMPTVGETSPDKIVKNVTSKNTKNIRIYTFGVGYDVNTHLLDKIAEENQGAREYITPDENIEVKVSNFYDKIAYPVLSDVKLEAANIEIYDRYPQKLSDMFRGSQMIIFGRYKGGGQKLITLTGTVNGEPRKFEYEATFAERNEVTDFIPRLWATSKIGYLMDAIRLHGETKEVKEEIAKLAIEYGILTKYTSWLVLEDIKNEPNTPTPPGLSQGFSGTSMENELKDESISVRKSSGAGAVEKSKEADKLQEGNYDGKEAGTGHLGRTIKEKVKQVGDKTFYLSDGIWYDSLYTEKDKDKTTKIEYLGDKYFGLIKDNPELGKYFALGDKIVVCFGDKIYEITSAE, encoded by the coding sequence ATGAGAAGAATAATAGCACTGCTAATACTGACAGTAGGTTTCATCATAGCGATTAGTCCCCTATCCGAAGCGTGCGGTGTTATTGATATAGACCGCCGGATTTTACCGCCCAATACACAGGTCACCAATATGTCCGTCCAGAAAACCGCGCTCGATGTCAAGATTGAAAACCAGGTGGCCATGGTTACCGTTGACGAGGTATTCCACAATTCCAACAACTTTCAGGCGGAGGGAATATTTATCCTGCCAATACTCCCGGAAACAACGGTACAGGATTTATCCCTGTGGATTAACGGTAAAGAAACCAAAGGGGAACTCTTGGACCGCGATAAAGCCCTGCAGTATTACCAGGAAACCGTGCGCAAGATGGTTGACCCGGCGCTTCTGGAATACGCTGGACATGATTTACTCAAACTACGCGTTTTCCCCATTCCAGCAGCAAGCCAGGATTTGGGACAGGGACCGGGCAACGTAAGAATTAAGTATACATATACATACCGCTTGCCGAATGATAACGGCATATGCGTTTTCCGCCATCCATGGGGAACGAATAAGTTTTCCAGCGCAGCCATTGATTCAGCGGTTATTAACGTGGCTCTTAATTCAAACATCCCGATTAAAAGCATTTATTCGCCGACTTATCCGGCAGTTGATATCATCCGAAAAAGCGATAGCAACACATCCATCAGCTTTGAGCAGAAAAACATGAAGCCGGATAAGGATTTCATTCTTTATTACACTCTCTCGGAAAAGCAATTCGGCGTTAACCTGACCACATATAAAAAATCAACAGGGGATGGCTTTTTCATGATGATGCTTTCTCCCAAATATGAGACGGAAGATTCTGAAGTCGTAAAGAAAGACGTCGTGTTCGTCATGGACACATCCGGTTCCATGCTTGATAATAAAAAAATAGAACAGGCAAAGAAGTCCCTGGAATTCTGTATCCATAGCCTGCGCGAGGAAGATCGCTTTAACCTGGTTACTTTCAGCAGCGAGGTAAGGACATTTAAAAGCAACCTGCAAGAAGTAACCACCACCTCTAAAGAAGATGCGATTAAATGGGTAAGTGAAATAGACGCACGCGGAGGGACAAACATTGACAGCGCACTCCAAACCGCGATTGAGATGTCCGATACATCGAGCAAACGGCCGTATCTGATAATATTCATTACGGACGGTATGCCGACTGTCGGCGAAACATCCCCGGATAAAATAGTAAAGAATGTTACGTCAAAAAATACCAAGAATATCCGCATTTACACCTTCGGCGTGGGGTATGATGTCAACACCCATCTTCTGGATAAGATTGCCGAAGAAAATCAAGGGGCGCGTGAATATATCACTCCGGATGAAAATATCGAGGTCAAAGTATCCAACTTCTATGATAAAATTGCCTATCCGGTCCTTTCGGATGTAAAATTGGAAGCAGCTAATATAGAGATTTATGACCGTTATCCACAAAAGCTTTCGGATATGTTCCGCGGTTCGCAGATGATTATTTTCGGACGGTATAAAGGCGGTGGGCAAAAACTGATTACACTCACCGGAACGGTTAACGGAGAACCCCGCAAGTTTGAATATGAAGCAACCTTTGCCGAAAGGAACGAAGTAACCGATTTCATCCCAAGGCTTTGGGCGACCAGCAAAATTGGCTACCTCATGGATGCAATCAGACTTCATGGCGAAACCAAAGAAGTCAAGGAAGAAATTGCTAAACTAGCGATTGAATACGGCATTCTTACCAAGTATACTTCCTGGCTGGTACTAGAGGACATAAAAAACGAGCCTAACACCCCTACCCCGCCAGGTTTAAGCCAAGGCTTTAGCGGAACTTCAATGGAAAATGAACTGAAGGACGAAAGTATTTCAGTACGAAAAAGTAGCGGTGCTGGTGCAGTAGAAAAAAGCAAAGAAGCGGATAAGTTACAAGAAGGGAACTATGATGGAAAAGAGGCCGGGACCGGACATCTCGGCAGGACGATTAAGGAAAAGGTAAAACAAGTCGGCGATAAAACATTCTACTTAAGCGACGGCATCTGGTACGATAGCCTCTATACGGAAAAGGACAAGGATAAAACAACTAAAATAGAATACCTAGGCGATAAA
- a CDS encoding zf-HC2 domain-containing protein — MKCDNIRELLSAYIDDELSEKESTMVRHHLEDCLDCKEEAVELNKVRQMMKELPMVKAPGELVDRINKGLDGISQPKHVNIFTRYQWIIPSLATAAAAFLVVYVGLILQPSKTTEITDNQAGNAVPEHTLLPANSLAEYEKAQPEGFTWSVNDKTDKPVVFSQKVNIASKNNDKALQDIKAILTHYSGKIADGKAGKKSETQKASNNILTKGKSDTERQKSKLKTYQVKVILPLNQKEAFIEQLKIQKIGDVKVADLEKAQTGSLTVHELLTDELVTKVEDKLNNKMLETKTDVEDSYGCLAKEDNKTGPNKQEKSNRGNFAGAMKTQPAPTAPTQPQEGNSFFEETESNLKKLPDNTDQEFEDADNEEKSDEVNELKDNAEQLKKIDDSLVILHDLESQKQVKEKGSDKSRGFSTGENKELSKDRGASDFGLIELIIILDEE, encoded by the coding sequence ATGAAATGCGATAATATCAGAGAATTATTAAGCGCTTATATTGATGACGAGCTTTCCGAAAAAGAGTCAACAATGGTCAGGCACCATCTGGAAGATTGCCTCGATTGCAAGGAGGAAGCCGTTGAATTAAACAAGGTGCGGCAAATGATGAAAGAATTGCCTATGGTAAAAGCACCGGGCGAACTTGTTGACAGGATAAATAAAGGGTTAGACGGTATTTCCCAACCTAAACACGTAAATATTTTTACACGATACCAATGGATAATACCCAGCCTGGCGACAGCCGCGGCAGCGTTCCTGGTCGTTTACGTAGGCTTAATACTGCAACCGTCTAAAACGACCGAGATAACCGATAATCAGGCCGGCAATGCCGTTCCCGAACATACACTTTTGCCAGCCAATTCGCTTGCGGAATATGAAAAAGCACAACCAGAAGGGTTTACGTGGAGCGTCAACGACAAAACTGACAAACCCGTAGTGTTTTCACAAAAAGTCAATATTGCCTCTAAAAATAATGATAAAGCTTTACAGGATATTAAGGCCATCCTTACACATTATTCAGGTAAAATCGCTGATGGCAAGGCAGGAAAAAAGAGTGAAACACAAAAAGCAAGTAATAATATCTTAACAAAAGGAAAATCGGATACGGAAAGGCAAAAGAGCAAATTAAAAACATATCAGGTCAAAGTAATCCTGCCACTTAACCAAAAAGAAGCTTTTATTGAGCAGCTTAAAATACAGAAAATAGGCGATGTTAAAGTGGCTGACTTGGAAAAAGCCCAAACGGGCTCTCTTACCGTCCATGAATTATTAACTGATGAACTGGTCACCAAAGTTGAAGATAAATTAAACAATAAAATGCTGGAAACAAAAACTGATGTCGAAGATTCATACGGTTGTTTAGCTAAAGAAGATAATAAAACAGGGCCGAATAAACAAGAAAAATCCAATAGAGGAAATTTTGCCGGTGCGATGAAAACCCAGCCAGCGCCGACCGCCCCCACGCAACCGCAGGAAGGCAATTCATTTTTTGAAGAAACCGAAAGTAACCTAAAAAAACTACCTGACAATACCGACCAGGAATTCGAGGATGCCGATAATGAGGAAAAATCTGATGAAGTAAATGAATTAAAAGACAATGCAGAGCAGTTAAAGAAAATAGACGATTCTTTGGTCATACTTCATGATTTGGAATCACAGAAACAAGTAAAAGAAAAAGGAAGCGACAAATCAAGAGGTTTTTCAACTGGCGAAAACAAGGAATTGTCAAAAGATAGAGGCGCATCTGATTTCGGCTTGATAGAGTTAATCATTATTCTAGATGAGGAATAA
- a CDS encoding DUF1844 domain-containing protein: MSEEKHIDEDWKMRARAEKEKFAQSSASKEPPGEEAEGPEGPSFIHFISTLATQALMALGQVPHPATGQKEMNLPEAKYLIDTIQILEAKTKGNLTPEEAQAMKEVLYNLQMAFVAISKKAKP, from the coding sequence ATGTCAGAAGAAAAGCATATAGACGAAGACTGGAAAATGCGGGCCCGGGCTGAGAAGGAAAAATTTGCCCAAAGTTCTGCTTCAAAAGAACCCCCAGGTGAAGAAGCCGAAGGTCCCGAAGGGCCCAGTTTTATCCATTTCATTTCCACACTGGCCACACAGGCTTTAATGGCTTTGGGGCAGGTGCCGCACCCGGCAACCGGGCAGAAGGAAATGAATTTACCTGAGGCGAAATACCTTATCGATACTATCCAGATTTTGGAAGCCAAGACCAAAGGAAATCTCACGCCTGAAGAAGCCCAGGCAATGAAGGAAGTGCTTTATAACCTCCAGATGGCATTTGTCGCGATAAGTAAGAAAGCCAAGCCGTAA
- a CDS encoding sigma-70 family RNA polymerase sigma factor: MEEMDLIRQSQQNNRQAFNQLVLKHQDVLYNTLYRMIGNEDDALDICQEAFIRAFVNIKSFRGNSSFLTWLCQIAINQYYTHHQKAKKEKERKVDYQIVQKKQVVQAYSSGLTDMNNPSINPTQPVQAKEQEETVQNALNSLEPEMRKIVVLKDMEDLSYTEISAMVKKPVHIVRTRLCQARQQLRTALKKYL; this comes from the coding sequence ATGGAAGAAATGGACCTAATCAGGCAAAGCCAGCAGAATAACCGCCAGGCTTTTAACCAGCTGGTGCTGAAACACCAGGACGTATTATATAATACATTATACCGGATGATAGGCAATGAGGATGACGCACTGGATATCTGCCAGGAGGCATTCATCCGGGCATTTGTCAATATCAAAAGTTTCAGGGGAAATTCATCGTTCCTGACATGGCTCTGCCAGATAGCAATCAACCAGTATTACACTCATCACCAGAAGGCCAAAAAAGAGAAAGAACGCAAGGTTGATTACCAGATAGTCCAGAAAAAACAAGTCGTCCAGGCATATTCATCCGGGCTGACCGATATGAATAACCCTTCAATAAACCCAACCCAGCCGGTTCAAGCCAAAGAACAGGAGGAAACGGTCCAGAACGCCCTTAATTCGCTTGAGCCGGAAATGAGGAAAATTGTTGTATTAAAAGACATGGAAGATTTATCCTATACGGAAATTTCCGCAATGGTCAAAAAACCAGTTCATATCGTCCGCACACGGCTCTGCCAGGCACGCCAACAGTTACGAACTGCCCTAAAAAAATATTTATAG
- a CDS encoding benzoate-CoA ligase family protein codes for MKNILYPERLNVTEALLSENISKRADKTALYFNDQQITYKKLGEDVNRFGNVLKGLGIKPGERILLVLLDTPYFYYAFLGSIKYGTIPVPINTTLKKADYEFIIQDSQATTIITWEKSEAAQAKSASLKHTIFCDKPFDGLMAKASPELKPADTSKDDTAFWLYSSGSTGKPKGVLHRHRDILFTADTYAKEVLKISEKDIIFSASKLFFAYGLGNSLSFPLRAGASVIVFSEGPSPENVLNIVEKLKPTVFFGVPTLYNSMLKRMKGNPFSSVRICASAGEALPPEIYKKWEKVTGLEALDGIGSTEALHIFISNFPNGVKENSTGKTVPGYEAKIITTEGKELADGETGYLVIRGQSITPSYWNRPDENKAKIMADGWFNTGDMYSKENGYFFCQGRGDDMLKVGGIWVSPAEIENVITSHAAVHECAVVGHKVEGLVKPFAYAVLNQGYDKTEEFSKKLLAEVQEKLPKYKWPWEIRFVDSLPRTSTGKIQRFKLRNSQPEYSARS; via the coding sequence ATGAAGAATATTCTATACCCGGAAAGGCTGAATGTCACCGAGGCGCTTCTGTCTGAAAACATTTCCAAAAGAGCTGATAAAACAGCCCTTTATTTTAACGACCAACAAATAACCTACAAGAAATTAGGGGAAGACGTAAACCGTTTCGGCAACGTCCTTAAAGGCCTGGGCATAAAACCGGGTGAAAGAATATTACTGGTCCTTTTAGATACGCCTTATTTTTATTACGCCTTTTTGGGGAGCATCAAATACGGCACCATTCCGGTCCCGATAAATACCACCCTTAAAAAAGCCGATTACGAATTTATCATTCAGGACAGCCAAGCAACCACAATTATTACCTGGGAAAAAAGCGAGGCGGCTCAAGCCAAATCAGCTTCATTAAAACATACTATTTTCTGCGATAAACCCTTTGACGGACTTATGGCAAAGGCGTCTCCGGAATTAAAGCCGGCTGACACATCAAAGGATGATACCGCCTTCTGGCTATACAGCTCCGGGAGCACCGGAAAGCCAAAAGGAGTCCTCCACCGGCACCGAGACATCCTTTTCACCGCCGATACTTACGCAAAAGAAGTGTTAAAGATATCTGAAAAAGACATTATCTTTTCCGCCAGCAAGTTATTTTTTGCGTATGGGCTTGGCAATTCGCTTTCTTTCCCTTTAAGGGCAGGCGCATCGGTAATCGTCTTTTCCGAAGGACCATCACCGGAAAATGTGCTGAATATTGTAGAAAAGCTTAAGCCGACAGTATTTTTCGGGGTGCCCACCCTTTATAACTCTATGCTAAAGCGTATGAAGGGTAACCCTTTCAGTTCTGTCCGTATCTGCGCCTCAGCCGGAGAAGCCCTGCCTCCGGAGATATACAAGAAATGGGAAAAGGTCACGGGGCTGGAAGCGCTTGACGGAATCGGTTCAACCGAGGCCTTACATATTTTCATTTCTAATTTTCCGAACGGCGTAAAGGAAAATTCAACAGGGAAAACCGTGCCTGGTTACGAGGCAAAAATTATAACTACTGAAGGCAAAGAGCTCGCCGACGGAGAAACGGGGTATCTCGTTATCCGCGGGCAAAGCATCACCCCTTCTTACTGGAACCGGCCGGATGAAAATAAAGCGAAAATAATGGCAGACGGATGGTTCAACACCGGCGATATGTATAGTAAGGAAAACGGTTACTTTTTCTGCCAGGGGCGCGGTGATGATATGCTTAAGGTCGGCGGCATTTGGGTTTCACCGGCGGAAATAGAAAATGTAATTACCTCTCATGCCGCGGTGCATGAATGCGCGGTTGTCGGACATAAAGTGGAAGGACTGGTAAAACCTTTTGCCTACGCGGTTTTAAACCAGGGATACGATAAAACCGAGGAGTTTTCCAAAAAACTCCTTGCCGAAGTGCAGGAAAAACTTCCCAAATACAAATGGCCGTGGGAAATACGGTTTGTCGATTCCCTCCCCAGGACCAGCACGGGAAAAATCCAGCGCTTTAAATTAAGGAATAGTCAGCCGGAATATTCGGCGAGAAGCTGA
- a CDS encoding serine/threonine protein kinase — protein sequence MTAYQNQADDNQKGKAKTGTSKLQLTGETLGNFRITEELGKGGMGVVYKAYDRALDRVVAVKVLPLHLAEDNEFIKRFIREARIAAKLEHPNIVQIYSAAKSGNLWYIAMQLVNGKPLSAYQKTKTKFSIKDALLITRAVADALFTAHRMGIVHRDIKPSNIMIDEKGQVKVMDFGLARAMVARNKITHTGLYLGTPEYSSPEQCESSVVDERADIYSLGVVLYELLSGRVPHVAETPLALFKKIVEEPPIPIKMINSNVPASVANLVNKMMEKNKEKRYQSTRNIIEDIDSILKTEALPVAKNVIRINDSGDPKATPAIPVKKHGKRIIVITKSPFPVLYTLIGVAAGILLVLFIAFRNKPSEPDKTIDSYHGKNVPASQQTVDTAQEAEDIKTVVFDFQNLGNNSDAKWLEIAIPEMLIVNLNQCQTLKTIPRPSLMEKIKQTKKIIDSNSLFSPEAKSILNGLKADVVIVGKFFIPEPPKIRVTASIYRYDGKNQPGLIHIADCGKDGANYNKDLLKIIDDLTVKVIDTLKEKGQPYLVQASRISLPGSPDTAKLMVAQLDQAKQLNAYLGKNKNEHLDKTNMRDYGNKSMELSNAPAAPKISKPEENNIIVAEKSMEEPELQGLSAEGGFVELTDEEKKPKDESVKGDIETKLAEKEKSIDKTSDMLDNKNGPSQEEIELINKLKMLYNTIQRMEQKDKEAR from the coding sequence ATGACGGCTTATCAAAATCAGGCAGATGATAATCAAAAAGGGAAAGCAAAAACGGGCACGTCTAAACTCCAGTTAACTGGAGAAACGCTCGGTAATTTCCGCATCACAGAAGAATTAGGCAAGGGAGGGATGGGCGTTGTTTACAAGGCTTACGACCGCGCGCTTGACCGCGTGGTGGCAGTCAAGGTCTTGCCCCTCCATCTGGCAGAAGACAATGAGTTCATTAAAAGATTTATCCGCGAAGCCAGAATCGCTGCGAAGCTCGAGCATCCGAATATCGTCCAGATTTATTCGGCCGCCAAATCAGGAAACCTCTGGTACATCGCAATGCAACTTGTCAACGGCAAGCCCCTTTCAGCTTACCAGAAAACCAAAACAAAGTTTTCCATAAAGGACGCTTTGCTTATTACGCGTGCGGTGGCAGACGCCCTTTTCACCGCCCACCGGATGGGAATCGTCCACAGGGATATCAAGCCATCCAATATCATGATAGATGAAAAGGGACAAGTCAAAGTGATGGATTTCGGGCTGGCGCGCGCCATGGTCGCGCGCAACAAGATAACCCATACCGGGCTTTACCTTGGGACACCTGAATACAGCTCTCCGGAACAATGCGAGAGCTCTGTAGTAGATGAAAGAGCCGATATCTATTCGCTGGGAGTGGTATTATACGAATTGCTTTCGGGCAGAGTCCCCCATGTCGCCGAAACACCGCTGGCTCTCTTTAAAAAGATAGTGGAAGAACCGCCTATCCCGATTAAAATGATTAATTCCAACGTCCCCGCTTCCGTAGCCAACCTGGTAAATAAAATGATGGAAAAAAACAAGGAAAAGCGTTACCAGTCTACAAGAAATATTATTGAGGATATTGACAGCATTCTCAAAACCGAAGCGCTGCCGGTAGCCAAAAACGTAATCAGGATAAATGATTCAGGTGACCCTAAAGCCACTCCGGCTATTCCTGTCAAGAAACACGGGAAAAGAATCATCGTAATAACCAAATCACCCTTCCCCGTGCTATATACATTAATAGGGGTCGCTGCCGGGATATTACTGGTGTTATTTATTGCTTTCCGCAATAAACCTTCCGAACCAGATAAAACAATTGATTCATATCATGGGAAAAATGTTCCGGCCAGCCAGCAAACGGTTGATACGGCACAAGAAGCGGAAGATATTAAAACAGTTGTCTTTGATTTCCAGAATCTCGGTAATAACAGCGATGCGAAATGGCTGGAAATAGCAATTCCGGAAATGCTTATTGTCAATCTTAACCAGTGCCAAACGCTTAAAACCATCCCCCGCCCATCGCTTATGGAAAAGATAAAGCAGACAAAAAAGATAATAGACAGTAATTCTCTTTTCAGCCCGGAAGCCAAGTCTATTTTAAACGGGTTGAAAGCCGACGTGGTAATAGTAGGAAAGTTTTTTATTCCCGAACCGCCTAAAATCAGGGTTACCGCAAGCATTTACCGCTATGACGGCAAAAACCAGCCCGGATTAATACATATTGCCGATTGTGGGAAAGACGGGGCTAATTATAATAAAGACCTGCTTAAAATCATTGATGATTTAACTGTAAAAGTAATAGACACCTTAAAGGAAAAAGGACAGCCATACCTAGTCCAGGCCAGCCGGATTTCCTTGCCCGGCTCGCCTGATACGGCAAAGTTAATGGTGGCGCAACTGGACCAGGCTAAACAGCTTAATGCTTATCTGGGAAAGAACAAAAACGAGCATCTTGATAAAACGAATATGAGAGACTACGGCAATAAGAGCATGGAACTTTCAAATGCCCCCGCAGCGCCTAAGATAAGCAAACCTGAAGAAAATAATATCATCGTTGCCGAAAAATCAATGGAAGAACCTGAACTTCAAGGATTATCCGCAGAAGGCGGTTTTGTAGAACTAACGGATGAAGAGAAAAAACCTAAGGACGAATCGGTTAAAGGCGATATCGAAACAAAGCTGGCTGAAAAAGAAAAATCAATCGACAAAACAAGCGATATGCTTGATAACAAAAACGGGCCATCCCAGGAAGAAATAGAATTAATAAATAAATTAAAAATGCTATATAACACCATCCAGCGGATGGAACAAAAAGATAAGGAAGCGAGGTAG
- the thiE gene encoding thiamine phosphate synthase has translation MNTDKHSLLRIIDVNANRCREATRVLEDYTRFVLDNEQFSTQLRDIRHKLTECLKPLGNLASARNVQDDIGRENISNTSTTAGVVIANFKRLQESLRSLAEYTKTIKPSHFYQKGLPINPDCIGKQIRTRQITIGIEKLRFNAYELEQQITFHLFPNKAFQNVRLYVLVSTDLIHKPIIEIARDVIRGGADALQLREKSMPDNVLLDMALNIRKLTMAHKVLFIVNDRVDIAHLANADGVHLGDSDIPIRQARKILGPDKIIGATSHNIKEALEAQNEGADYISVGPMFPSPTKPHLKAEGLKYIKETAQKIKIPYVAIGGINKTNLPSLLKQHKKLFKYPLKAAVSSAILGKSNPAAETKFIKKALASKTPRH, from the coding sequence ATGAATACAGATAAACACAGTTTACTCAGAATAATAGACGTGAATGCTAATAGGTGCCGTGAGGCAACCCGCGTACTTGAGGATTATACAAGATTTGTCTTGGATAACGAACAGTTTTCAACCCAACTACGCGATATCCGGCATAAACTGACTGAATGCCTAAAACCTCTCGGCAATCTGGCGTCGGCACGTAATGTCCAAGACGATATCGGACGCGAGAATATCTCAAATACCTCTACCACAGCCGGAGTCGTAATTGCTAATTTTAAGAGACTCCAGGAATCATTAAGAAGCCTGGCTGAATATACTAAAACCATTAAGCCATCTCATTTCTATCAAAAGGGACTCCCTATCAATCCCGATTGTATCGGGAAACAAATTAGAACGAGGCAGATTACAATAGGGATAGAAAAACTCCGGTTTAATGCTTATGAACTGGAACAGCAAATTACATTCCATCTCTTCCCGAATAAGGCATTCCAAAATGTCCGGTTGTATGTCCTGGTCTCAACCGATTTAATCCATAAGCCCATCATAGAAATTGCCAGGGACGTCATCCGCGGCGGAGCAGACGCCCTACAGCTAAGGGAAAAATCCATGCCGGATAATGTACTGCTCGATATGGCGCTTAATATAAGAAAACTGACTATGGCTCATAAGGTATTATTTATCGTGAATGACCGGGTGGATATCGCGCATCTGGCCAATGCGGACGGAGTGCATTTGGGCGATAGCGATATCCCGATTAGGCAGGCGAGGAAGATATTAGGGCCGGATAAAATTATCGGAGCAACCAGCCATAATATTAAAGAAGCACTGGAAGCGCAAAATGAAGGCGCGGATTATATCTCGGTTGGGCCGATGTTCCCATCCCCCACCAAGCCGCACCTAAAGGCGGAAGGGCTGAAATATATCAAGGAAACCGCTCAGAAAATAAAGATTCCTTATGTCGCCATCGGGGGGATAAACAAAACCAATTTACCTTCGTTACTAAAACAGCATAAAAAACTGTTTAAATATCCGCTGAAGGCGGCGGTTTCTTCGGCTATTCTTGGAAAATCCAATCCGGCGGCGGAAACAAAGTTTATAAAAAAAGCATTAGCCTCAAAGACGCCAAGACACTAA